In a genomic window of Pseudomonas mohnii:
- the pfkB gene encoding 1-phosphofructokinase produces MARILTLTLNPALDLTVQLPRLEPGQVNRSDVMHTHAAGKGLNVAQVLADLGHQLTVSGFLGEDNLQAFETLFAKRNFVDGFIRVPGETRSNIKLAESDGRITDINGPGPQVSATAQQALLDRLDRIAPGHDAVVVAGSLPQGVSPQWLQALILRLKELGLKVALDTSGDALRAGLKAGPWLIKPNTEELAEVLGCEVVSVTAQAAAANRLHAQGVEHVVISHGADGVNWFSVGSALHATPPKVSVASTVGAGDSLLAGMLHGLVSADLPEQTLRRATAIAAMAVTQIGFGISDAAQLAQLEQGVRVRPLTEQ; encoded by the coding sequence ATGGCCAGGATTTTAACCTTGACCCTCAACCCGGCGCTGGACCTCACCGTCCAGTTGCCGCGCCTGGAGCCGGGTCAGGTCAATCGCAGTGATGTCATGCACACCCATGCCGCCGGCAAAGGGTTGAACGTGGCGCAGGTATTGGCGGACCTCGGGCATCAACTGACGGTCAGCGGATTTCTCGGTGAAGACAACCTGCAAGCGTTCGAAACCCTGTTCGCCAAACGGAATTTTGTCGATGGGTTTATCCGCGTGCCGGGGGAGACCCGCAGCAATATCAAACTGGCGGAAAGCGATGGTCGCATCACCGACATCAATGGCCCGGGGCCGCAGGTCAGCGCGACGGCCCAGCAGGCCTTGCTTGATCGTCTTGACCGGATCGCTCCGGGGCATGATGCCGTCGTCGTCGCCGGCAGCCTGCCTCAGGGCGTGAGTCCGCAATGGTTGCAGGCGTTGATCCTGCGCTTGAAAGAACTCGGTCTGAAGGTCGCGCTCGACACCAGCGGCGACGCCTTGCGGGCCGGGCTCAAGGCCGGTCCATGGCTGATCAAGCCGAACACAGAAGAGCTGGCTGAAGTGCTGGGTTGCGAGGTGGTATCTGTCACCGCGCAGGCCGCAGCGGCGAATCGTTTGCACGCGCAGGGTGTCGAGCATGTGGTGATTTCCCACGGAGCCGATGGCGTGAACTGGTTCAGCGTCGGTTCGGCGCTGCACGCCACGCCACCTAAAGTCAGCGTCGCCAGTACGGTGGGCGCGGGCGACTCGTTGCTGGCGGGGATGCTCCACGGCCTGGTCAGCGCCGACCTGCCTGAGCAGACCTTGCGCCGCGCCACGGCAATTGCCGCGATGGCCGTCACGCAGATCGGTTTCGGTATCAGCGACGCGGCGCAACTGGCGCAGCTCGAACAGGGTGTGCGCGTGCGTCCCCTGACAGAACAATAA
- a CDS encoding PTS fructose-like transporter subunit IIB, whose translation MKLAIVTACPNGMVTSVLCARLLDAAAQRQGWSTSVEVNDAAHPERQLSAATIEAAEWVLLVTSAPVDMSRFVGKRVFQSTPAQALQDVEAVLRRGAEEARVYVAPETVAAPVAVSKNAPRLVAITACPTGVAHTFMAAEALQQAAKRLGYDLQVETQGSVGARNPLSAQAIAEADVVLLACDIEVATERFAGKKIYRCGTGIALKQAEATLNKALAEGTQESAASGANGPVKAEKTGIYKHLLTGVSFMLPMVVAGGLMIALSFVFGITAFKEPGTLAAALMQIGGETAFKLMVPLLAGYIAYSIADRPGLAPGMIGGLLASSLGAGFIGGIIAGFLAGYAAQAINRYARLPQSLEALKPILIIPLLASLFTGLVMIYVVGKPVAGMLEGLTHFLDSMGTTNAILLGVLLGGMMCVDLGGPINKAAYAFSVGLLASQSYAPMAATMAAGMVPPIGLGIATFIARRKFAQTEREAGKAALVLGLCFISEGAIPFAAKDPLRVIPASIAGGALTGALSMYFGCKLMAPHGGLFVLAIPNAINHALLYLLAIVAGSLLTAVVYALVKRPEVTELAIEPVSA comes from the coding sequence ATGAAATTAGCCATTGTTACTGCCTGCCCGAACGGCATGGTCACCAGTGTGCTGTGCGCTCGTCTGCTGGATGCAGCGGCCCAGCGTCAGGGCTGGAGCACCAGTGTCGAAGTGAACGACGCGGCGCATCCTGAACGGCAATTGTCGGCGGCGACGATCGAGGCCGCCGAGTGGGTACTGCTGGTGACCAGCGCCCCGGTGGACATGTCGCGATTCGTCGGCAAGCGGGTGTTCCAGAGCACCCCGGCGCAAGCCCTGCAGGACGTCGAGGCGGTGTTGCGCCGTGGCGCCGAAGAGGCTCGGGTATACGTTGCACCCGAAACCGTCGCCGCACCGGTTGCAGTGAGCAAAAACGCACCGCGCCTGGTCGCGATCACGGCATGCCCGACCGGCGTCGCCCACACTTTCATGGCCGCCGAAGCCTTGCAGCAAGCGGCCAAGCGCCTGGGTTACGACCTGCAAGTGGAAACCCAGGGCTCCGTTGGGGCGCGCAATCCGCTGAGTGCGCAAGCCATCGCCGAGGCCGACGTGGTACTGCTGGCTTGCGATATCGAAGTCGCCACCGAGCGTTTCGCCGGCAAGAAAATTTATCGCTGCGGCACCGGCATTGCCCTCAAGCAGGCCGAAGCCACGTTGAACAAAGCGCTGGCCGAAGGCACGCAGGAAAGCGCCGCCAGCGGCGCCAATGGCCCGGTCAAGGCCGAGAAGACCGGCATCTACAAACACCTGCTGACCGGCGTGTCGTTCATGTTGCCGATGGTGGTGGCGGGCGGCCTGATGATTGCCTTGTCGTTTGTGTTTGGCATCACTGCGTTCAAGGAACCGGGCACCTTGGCGGCGGCTTTGATGCAGATCGGCGGCGAGACCGCGTTCAAGCTGATGGTGCCGTTGCTGGCGGGTTACATCGCTTACTCCATCGCCGACCGTCCGGGCCTGGCGCCGGGGATGATCGGCGGGTTGCTGGCGAGCTCCCTCGGTGCCGGTTTTATCGGCGGGATCATTGCCGGTTTCCTCGCCGGCTACGCCGCCCAGGCGATCAATCGTTATGCGCGTTTGCCGCAAAGCCTTGAAGCGCTCAAGCCGATCCTGATCATCCCGTTGCTGGCCAGTCTGTTCACGGGCCTGGTGATGATCTACGTGGTCGGCAAACCCGTGGCCGGGATGCTCGAAGGGCTCACGCATTTCCTCGACAGCATGGGCACCACCAATGCGATCCTGCTGGGCGTGTTGCTGGGCGGAATGATGTGCGTCGATCTTGGCGGGCCGATCAACAAGGCGGCCTATGCGTTCTCGGTCGGGCTGCTGGCCTCGCAGAGTTATGCACCGATGGCTGCGACCATGGCGGCCGGCATGGTGCCGCCGATTGGCCTCGGCATTGCCACGTTCATCGCCCGGCGCAAGTTTGCCCAGACCGAGCGCGAGGCGGGTAAAGCGGCGCTGGTGCTGGGATTGTGCTTCATCTCCGAAGGGGCGATTCCGTTCGCTGCCAAGGACCCGTTGCGGGTGATTCCGGCGAGCATCGCCGGTGGCGCGCTGACCGGCGCGTTGTCGATGTATTTCGGCTGCAAGCTGATGGCGCCCCACGGTGGATTGTTCGTGCTGGCCATCCCGAACGCGATCAACCATGCGTTGCTGTATTTGCTGGCGATCGTGGCGGGGAGTTTGTTGACGGCGGTGGTGTATGCGCTGGTCAAGCGGCCTGAGGTGACGGAGTTGGCGATCGAGCCCGTCAGCGCCTGA
- a CDS encoding PepSY domain-containing protein, giving the protein MLKKTLFQLHWFFGISAGLVLALMGITGATVSFQDEILYALNPSVLQVHKQVAGVLPPAELVEKIETATGNKVAGLSVDIDSGIAAKVFFTPPPGQRRGPMRYFDPYTAELLGDATGQDFFGLMLQLHRFLAMGDTGRQITGACTLILVFFCLSGLYLRWPRQWKSWRAWLTLDWKKKGRSFNWDLHSVAGTWCLVFYLLAALTGLSWSYEWYNKGLTRLLSDSPQNERVRGGRGPAPGGPAPTADYSAMWLSIYSAAGPNLSFYNTRMPPVAGQPATVFYLLKNSPHDRALNQITLDPVTGEIKRHERYSDKSLKAQLLTSLYALHVGSYFGIVGRIILTIAALSMPLFFVTGWLLYLDRRRKKRQIKDARKDLAQPGGDAPAWLISFASQSGFAEQLAWQTAGQLQAAGLPVKVLPLATVSEQDLRSSNNALFVVSTFGDGQAPDSARGFERKVLGRASSLESLNYAVLGLGDRQYQHFCGFARRLHSWLGEHGGKTLFPPVEVDSGDPYALRHWQQQLGLLTGQAPVDTWQAPSYDNWPLVRRELLNPDSSGSPVYLLGLKPPTTSSWLAGDLVEVLPRNGSWAIEHFLDGMGIDGRATIEFDGRSQPLEQALASRQLPANRAHLVGLHAQALVDALVPLALREYSIASIAADGVLELIVRQELHPDGSLGVGSGWLTEHAPVGSTIHLRVRRNSGFHLPSDPVPMILLGNGTGLAGLRSLLKARIADGQQRHWLLFGERNREHDYLCRDELEEWLISGDLQRLDLAFSRDQAEKIYVQDRLRESAAELKKWLAEGAVIYICGSLQGMASGVDQVLNDVLGAAEVERLIEQGRYRRDVY; this is encoded by the coding sequence GTGTTGAAGAAAACCCTGTTCCAGTTGCACTGGTTTTTTGGCATCAGCGCCGGACTCGTCCTGGCCCTGATGGGCATCACCGGGGCGACGGTATCGTTTCAGGATGAAATCCTGTATGCGCTGAACCCATCGGTCTTGCAGGTCCACAAGCAGGTCGCCGGGGTGCTGCCGCCCGCCGAACTGGTGGAGAAGATCGAAACGGCCACGGGCAACAAAGTGGCGGGGCTCTCGGTCGACATCGACAGCGGCATTGCCGCGAAAGTGTTCTTCACACCGCCACCGGGCCAACGTCGCGGACCGATGCGTTACTTCGATCCTTACACCGCCGAGCTGCTGGGCGACGCCACTGGCCAGGACTTCTTCGGCCTGATGCTGCAATTGCACCGTTTCCTCGCCATGGGCGATACCGGTCGGCAAATCACCGGGGCCTGTACGTTGATCCTGGTGTTCTTCTGCCTCTCCGGCCTGTACTTGCGCTGGCCCCGCCAATGGAAAAGCTGGCGCGCCTGGCTGACCCTCGACTGGAAGAAAAAAGGTCGCAGCTTCAACTGGGACCTGCACTCGGTCGCCGGCACCTGGTGCCTGGTGTTTTACCTCCTGGCCGCCTTGACCGGGTTGTCCTGGTCCTACGAGTGGTACAACAAGGGCCTGACCCGTTTGCTCTCCGATTCGCCGCAGAACGAGCGCGTTCGCGGTGGTCGTGGCCCGGCGCCTGGCGGTCCGGCGCCGACGGCCGATTATTCGGCCATGTGGCTGAGTATCTATAGCGCTGCCGGTCCCAACCTGAGCTTCTATAACACGCGCATGCCGCCCGTCGCCGGGCAACCGGCGACCGTGTTCTACCTGCTGAAAAACTCACCCCATGACCGCGCGCTGAACCAGATCACCCTCGATCCGGTCACCGGCGAAATCAAACGGCACGAGCGCTACAGCGACAAGAGCCTCAAGGCGCAATTGCTGACCAGCCTCTATGCGCTGCACGTCGGTAGCTACTTCGGCATCGTCGGGCGGATCATCCTGACGATCGCCGCGCTGAGCATGCCGCTGTTTTTCGTCACGGGCTGGCTGTTGTACCTCGATCGTCGCCGCAAAAAACGCCAGATCAAAGACGCCCGTAAAGACCTCGCCCAACCCGGTGGCGATGCCCCGGCGTGGCTGATCAGTTTCGCCAGCCAGAGTGGCTTTGCCGAGCAACTGGCCTGGCAGACGGCCGGCCAATTACAAGCGGCCGGCCTGCCAGTGAAAGTGCTACCGCTGGCGACTGTCAGCGAGCAGGACCTGCGGAGTTCGAACAACGCGCTGTTCGTGGTCAGCACCTTCGGCGACGGCCAGGCACCGGACAGCGCCCGTGGTTTTGAACGCAAGGTGCTGGGGCGGGCGTCGAGCCTGGAGAGCTTGAACTACGCGGTGCTCGGTCTCGGCGACCGGCAGTATCAACACTTCTGCGGCTTTGCCCGGCGCTTGCACAGCTGGCTGGGCGAACACGGCGGCAAGACCCTGTTCCCCCCGGTGGAAGTCGACAGCGGCGACCCTTACGCCTTGCGTCACTGGCAGCAACAACTGGGGCTGCTGACCGGACAAGCACCGGTCGACACCTGGCAAGCTCCGAGCTATGACAACTGGCCGCTGGTTCGTCGCGAGTTGCTCAACCCGGACAGCAGCGGCTCGCCCGTGTACTTGCTGGGCCTCAAACCGCCCACCACCAGCAGTTGGCTGGCAGGCGATCTGGTGGAAGTGTTACCGCGCAATGGCTCCTGGGCGATCGAGCATTTCCTCGACGGCATGGGGATTGACGGTCGCGCCACGATTGAATTCGATGGCCGGTCGCAGCCTCTGGAGCAAGCCCTCGCCAGCCGCCAACTGCCGGCGAATCGGGCGCATCTGGTCGGTTTGCATGCCCAGGCGCTGGTGGATGCGCTGGTGCCTTTGGCCCTGCGCGAATACTCCATTGCCTCGATTGCCGCCGATGGCGTACTGGAGCTGATCGTTCGCCAGGAACTGCACCCCGATGGCAGCCTGGGCGTCGGCTCCGGCTGGCTGACCGAACACGCGCCGGTGGGCAGCACCATCCACCTGCGTGTGCGCCGCAACAGTGGTTTCCATCTGCCGTCAGACCCCGTGCCCATGATCCTGCTGGGCAACGGTACCGGGCTGGCCGGGCTGCGCAGCCTGCTCAAAGCGCGGATTGCCGACGGCCAACAACGTCACTGGCTGTTGTTCGGCGAGCGCAATCGGGAACACGACTATCTGTGTCGGGACGAGTTGGAAGAGTGGTTGATTTCGGGAGATCTGCAGCGCCTGGACCTGGCGTTCTCGCGGGATCAGGCGGAGAAAATCTACGTGCAGGATCGCCTGCGCGAATCAGCCGCGGAATTGAAGAAGTGGCTGGCTGAAGGTGCGGTGATTTACATCTGCGGCAGCTTGCAGGGCATGGCTTCGGGAGTCGATCAAGTGCTCAACGATGTACTCGGCGCTGCCGAAGTGGAACGCCTGATCGAACAGGGCCGCTACCGCCGCGACGTTTACTGA
- a CDS encoding TonB-dependent receptor, which translates to MSRQQPQLPVSSPRLLASAIGMAITAGSAGHMVFAAEKTDEKAPSNTISLGATAITGEAQDQTSYNVEKASSPKYTAPLVDTPRSITVIPQQVLKDTGAMNMQDALRTVPGITFGAGEGGNPQGDRPFIRGFDAQGDTYLDGVRDTGSQSREIFAVESIEVSKGPNSAIGGRGAAGGSINLVSKKAHLGDSFDGGFTWGSDQTQRYTMDGNYQFSDTAAGRLNLMSHESNVAGRDSVDYDRWGVAPSLAFGLGTDTRVNLDYYHLESNDTPDSGIPYSIPTAGSAARTKSNPDKPNDGGDSSNFYGLDNRDFRKGRTDTATIAIEHDLNDALTVKNTLRHGTSMQDYILTQPDDSKGNVNNGSVWRRANTRVSNTETTTNQTDLFGDFHIAGFKNSFATGIEFTHEESQKSSYNVNTDTTPATAAATTNCSPALIGPRSGYNCTSLANPIPSDPWNGAISRNYAGTDTKADTYALYAFDTLELSEQWLVNMGLRYDHFDTSYKTYTNAGTTTSKGDDVSEFVTGQFGVVYKPAENGSIYASYATSATPPGTTLGDGQEGNPLGGTPDRNGNLLSSDMEPETTKNYEIGTKWDLMNDRLSLTADIFRTEKENARVQTNTTSYENVGKTRVQGVELSATGKITDKWQVFAGYAYMDSEQIDGGPLGKANDGNELPNTPKNSASLWTTYQVTPKLTIGGGAFYVDDVFGSVANTTMVDSYVRYDAMAAYKLTKNIDLQLNVQNLTDETYYDKAFSTHFANQAAGRTALLSTNFHF; encoded by the coding sequence ATGTCACGCCAACAACCACAGCTACCTGTCAGTTCACCGCGTCTACTCGCCTCTGCGATTGGTATGGCGATCACCGCCGGCTCCGCGGGCCACATGGTATTCGCGGCTGAAAAGACCGACGAGAAAGCACCGAGCAACACCATCTCCCTCGGTGCAACCGCTATCACCGGCGAAGCGCAAGACCAGACCTCCTACAACGTCGAAAAAGCCTCCTCGCCCAAGTACACCGCGCCGCTGGTGGACACACCGCGCTCGATCACAGTGATCCCGCAGCAAGTGCTCAAGGACACCGGCGCCATGAACATGCAGGACGCGCTGCGTACCGTTCCCGGCATCACCTTCGGTGCCGGTGAAGGCGGCAACCCACAAGGCGACCGTCCGTTCATTCGTGGTTTCGATGCCCAGGGCGATACTTACCTGGACGGCGTGCGCGATACCGGTTCGCAGAGCCGGGAGATCTTCGCCGTTGAATCGATCGAAGTCAGCAAAGGACCGAACTCGGCCATTGGCGGCCGTGGCGCTGCCGGCGGCAGCATCAACCTGGTGAGCAAAAAAGCGCACCTGGGCGATTCGTTCGACGGTGGTTTTACCTGGGGTTCTGACCAGACCCAGCGTTACACCATGGACGGCAACTATCAGTTCTCCGACACCGCCGCTGGCCGTCTGAACCTGATGAGCCATGAAAGCAACGTCGCCGGCCGCGACAGCGTCGATTACGATCGCTGGGGCGTCGCTCCGTCGCTGGCCTTTGGCCTGGGCACCGATACCCGGGTCAATCTCGATTACTACCATCTGGAAAGTAACGACACGCCGGACTCGGGTATCCCCTACTCCATTCCGACTGCAGGCTCCGCTGCCCGCACCAAGTCCAACCCGGACAAACCAAACGACGGCGGCGACAGCAGCAATTTCTACGGCCTGGACAACCGCGATTTCCGCAAGGGCCGCACCGACACCGCGACCATCGCCATCGAGCACGACCTGAACGACGCGCTGACCGTCAAGAACACCCTGCGCCACGGCACCAGCATGCAGGACTACATCCTGACCCAGCCGGACGACAGCAAGGGCAACGTCAACAACGGCAGCGTCTGGCGTCGTGCCAACACCCGCGTGAGCAACACCGAAACGACCACGAACCAGACCGATCTGTTCGGCGATTTCCATATCGCCGGGTTCAAGAACAGTTTCGCCACCGGTATCGAGTTCACCCACGAGGAGAGCCAGAAATCCTCGTACAACGTCAACACCGATACCACCCCGGCAACAGCCGCCGCGACCACCAATTGCAGTCCTGCGTTGATTGGTCCTCGTAGCGGATACAACTGTACTTCGCTGGCAAACCCGATCCCGAGCGATCCGTGGAACGGTGCCATCTCACGTAACTACGCCGGCACCGACACCAAGGCCGACACCTATGCGTTGTACGCGTTCGATACGCTTGAGCTGTCCGAACAATGGCTGGTGAACATGGGCCTGCGTTACGACCATTTCGACACGAGCTACAAAACCTACACCAACGCCGGCACCACCACCTCCAAGGGCGACGACGTCAGTGAATTCGTGACCGGTCAATTCGGTGTGGTCTACAAACCGGCGGAGAACGGCAGCATCTATGCGTCGTACGCGACGTCCGCCACCCCACCGGGCACTACCCTCGGCGACGGTCAGGAAGGCAACCCGCTGGGCGGCACGCCTGATCGCAACGGCAACCTGCTGAGCAGCGACATGGAGCCGGAAACCACCAAGAACTACGAAATCGGCACCAAGTGGGATCTGATGAACGATCGTCTGTCGCTGACCGCCGATATCTTCCGCACCGAGAAGGAAAACGCCCGGGTACAGACCAACACCACGTCCTATGAAAACGTCGGCAAAACCCGCGTTCAAGGTGTTGAACTGTCGGCTACCGGTAAAATCACCGACAAATGGCAGGTCTTCGCCGGTTACGCCTACATGGACAGCGAACAGATCGATGGCGGTCCGCTGGGCAAGGCCAACGATGGCAACGAACTGCCTAACACGCCGAAAAACAGCGCCAGCCTCTGGACGACCTATCAGGTCACGCCGAAGCTGACCATCGGCGGCGGCGCGTTCTACGTCGATGACGTGTTCGGCAGCGTGGCCAACACCACCATGGTCGATTCCTACGTTCGTTACGATGCAATGGCCGCCTACAAGCTGACCAAAAACATCGACCTGCAACTGAACGTGCAGAACCTGACCGACGAAACCTACTACGACAAGGCCTTCTCGACTCACTTCGCCAACCAGGCGGCGGGCCGTACTGCCTTGCTGAGCACCAACTTCCACTTCTGA
- a CDS encoding Fe2+-dependent dioxygenase, whose translation MLLHIPGLFEKEEVQRIREALEQADWADGKITAGYQSAKAKHNLQLPEGHPLAKEIGAAMLERLWKNPQFMSAALPHKVFPPLLNCYTAGGSFDFHIDNAVRQPKGSIERVRTDLSATVFFSEPADYDGGELEIQDTYGTQRVKLPAGDMVLYPGTSLHKVNAVTRGARYASFFWTQSLVREDSQRALLFEMDGAIRQLTQDLPDHPSLIRLTGTYHNLLRRWVEV comes from the coding sequence ATGTTGCTGCACATCCCCGGCTTATTCGAAAAAGAAGAAGTGCAGCGCATTCGCGAGGCTCTGGAGCAGGCCGATTGGGCGGACGGTAAAATCACTGCCGGTTACCAGTCAGCCAAGGCCAAGCACAATCTGCAATTGCCGGAAGGCCATCCGTTGGCCAAGGAGATCGGCGCGGCGATGCTGGAGCGACTGTGGAAAAATCCGCAGTTCATGTCTGCCGCGCTACCGCACAAAGTCTTTCCTCCGTTGCTGAACTGTTACACGGCCGGTGGCAGTTTCGATTTCCATATCGACAACGCCGTACGTCAACCCAAGGGCAGCATTGAGCGGGTGCGAACCGATCTGTCGGCAACAGTGTTTTTCAGCGAGCCTGCGGATTACGACGGCGGCGAACTGGAAATCCAGGACACCTACGGCACCCAGCGCGTGAAGTTGCCGGCCGGTGACATGGTGCTGTACCCCGGCACCAGCCTGCACAAGGTCAATGCGGTCACTCGCGGAGCCCGCTACGCTTCTTTTTTCTGGACCCAAAGCCTGGTGCGCGAAGACAGCCAGCGTGCGTTGCTGTTTGAAATGGATGGCGCGATTCGCCAACTGACCCAGGACCTGCCCGACCACCCTTCGCTGATCCGCCTGACTGGCACCTATCACAACCTGTTGCGCCGCTGGGTCGAGGTGTAA
- a CDS encoding tetratricopeptide repeat protein, with protein sequence MLDESPARAAQAILLAARAGLLDAQALLGQILLEGRGIARDQSLAVRWFGIAAQGGHLMARNMLGRCHEHGWGCTADAAIAARHYRQAAEGGLDWAMYNYANLLATGRGVIEDQAQALKLYQRAAELGHAKSMNLLGRYLEEGQHCPADSAAAFEWYRRSAEGGDFRGQFSYASVLADDGRVEEALLWLHRALAAGNLNFLRVSSRTLLQAPHPQLRALAQDYRQRAAHLEGEALRAEAGVMSSLQ encoded by the coding sequence ATGCTCGATGAAAGCCCGGCCCGTGCCGCCCAGGCGATTCTGCTTGCCGCCCGTGCAGGGCTTCTCGATGCACAGGCCTTGCTGGGACAGATTCTGCTGGAAGGGCGGGGCATCGCTCGGGATCAGTCACTGGCGGTGCGCTGGTTCGGGATCGCCGCCCAAGGCGGACATCTGATGGCGCGCAATATGCTCGGTCGATGCCATGAACATGGCTGGGGTTGCACGGCCGATGCTGCAATCGCTGCCAGGCATTATCGTCAGGCCGCCGAGGGTGGGCTGGATTGGGCGATGTACAACTACGCCAATCTGCTGGCGACCGGGCGTGGGGTCATCGAGGATCAAGCACAGGCGCTGAAGCTGTATCAGCGCGCCGCCGAACTCGGGCACGCCAAATCGATGAACCTGTTGGGGCGCTACCTCGAGGAAGGCCAGCACTGCCCGGCTGACTCGGCTGCGGCATTTGAGTGGTATCGACGTTCTGCCGAAGGCGGGGATTTTCGGGGGCAATTCAGTTATGCGTCCGTTCTGGCGGACGACGGGAGAGTCGAGGAGGCATTGTTGTGGCTGCACCGGGCGTTGGCGGCCGGCAATCTGAACTTCCTGCGCGTCAGTAGCCGAACGCTGTTACAGGCTCCTCATCCGCAACTCCGGGCGTTGGCGCAGGACTACCGACAACGCGCTGCTCACCTGGAAGGCGAGGCGCTCAGAGCCGAGGCTGGAGTGATGAGTTCTCTTCAATAG
- a CDS encoding alpha-xenorhabdolysin family binary toxin subunit B, translating to MTVHTIDTSFQYPAPDMNKIYKSREELNYKIRTLGNLYLPVLAEELKGLEKEINTTDAQALKAITLIPSALQTSEILQYYTIIENLKNENPTSEQKEAIDSFYGEIKSLIGNSTTETLKLFTELNNSLTNLQAVTLSDNQYRINELDTSILKISPQLSEEESAIERLVTDETALNEAIKIIEATDTFSLIKDVFLSLEKLAALNLSAPQLELVKAGIGAAGKILDLVSNAIKYDNLVTARRQTQTKLDNRRLNLAGIKKELKTLEDRKFQLLELQAIKNPRETYTHEISTLTESVEKFLQINSYEASDDLHAVVKRFIEQTNVFVAHLNSLRKEWRS from the coding sequence ATGACCGTACACACCATCGACACCTCGTTTCAGTACCCTGCACCCGACATGAACAAGATTTACAAAAGCAGGGAGGAACTCAATTACAAGATCCGCACACTCGGCAACCTTTACTTACCCGTACTCGCCGAAGAGCTGAAAGGACTGGAAAAAGAAATAAACACTACTGACGCCCAGGCACTTAAAGCAATCACCCTGATACCTTCAGCATTGCAAACAAGTGAAATTCTACAGTACTACACCATCATCGAAAACCTTAAAAACGAGAACCCGACAAGCGAACAGAAAGAAGCCATTGACAGTTTTTATGGCGAAATAAAATCGCTGATCGGCAACTCCACCACCGAGACACTTAAGCTCTTCACAGAACTCAACAACAGCCTGACAAATCTGCAGGCCGTTACGCTCAGCGACAACCAATATCGAATCAATGAACTGGACACATCGATCCTCAAAATCTCCCCGCAACTTTCCGAAGAGGAAAGTGCCATCGAACGTCTGGTAACCGATGAAACGGCGCTGAACGAGGCCATCAAGATCATTGAAGCAACCGACACCTTCTCCTTGATAAAAGATGTTTTTCTCAGCCTCGAAAAACTGGCGGCTCTCAATTTGTCCGCACCTCAACTTGAACTGGTTAAAGCAGGTATTGGCGCGGCCGGAAAAATCCTGGATTTGGTCAGCAACGCCATCAAGTATGACAATCTGGTCACAGCCAGGCGCCAGACTCAAACAAAACTGGATAATCGTCGCCTCAATCTCGCCGGCATCAAGAAAGAGCTAAAAACACTGGAAGATCGAAAGTTTCAATTACTGGAACTGCAAGCGATCAAAAACCCAAGAGAGACTTATACGCATGAAATAAGCACGCTCACCGAATCCGTCGAAAAATTTCTGCAGATCAACAGCTACGAAGCTTCAGACGACTTGCACGCCGTTGTTAAACGTTTCATCGAGCAGACAAATGTGTTCGTGGCGCACCTGAACAGCCTTCGCAAGGAATGGCGCAGCTAA